Proteins from a genomic interval of Vicinamibacteria bacterium:
- a CDS encoding response regulator produces MAEESNPPALSLAGLLAQLEAEVARVRRQGGFLSLALAGPHETRPARTLALDVARLRERARLHDTLGWYAPDLLAIVLPGNDLQQAVSAAQRLLFTPEGRVTEPLAVGVATVYGEVEGGAEALLQAAEEAYHQAEPGEVKPSATLKGQPRVLVVDDDVTFAQALADTLLELGWEGHPCSDYRDALERVKSQPYDALFLDVVMPGKSGPEILGESFRRHPRRPAVLMSGQDVDQKAILDALALGPVIFVRKPLSRDDIISALQLFRSLLPGSVRRQRS; encoded by the coding sequence GTGGCTGAAGAGTCCAATCCGCCCGCACTCTCCCTGGCTGGTCTGTTGGCACAGCTTGAGGCAGAGGTCGCGCGGGTGCGTCGACAGGGGGGCTTTCTTTCCCTGGCGCTCGCGGGTCCCCATGAGACTCGGCCGGCCAGAACCCTGGCCCTGGACGTGGCCCGCCTCCGGGAGCGCGCCCGGCTCCACGACACTCTCGGCTGGTATGCCCCCGATCTTCTCGCGATCGTATTGCCCGGGAACGACCTTCAGCAGGCGGTCAGCGCGGCCCAGCGTCTGCTGTTCACGCCGGAGGGCCGCGTGACGGAGCCTCTGGCGGTTGGCGTGGCCACCGTATACGGCGAGGTGGAGGGCGGCGCGGAGGCTCTCCTCCAAGCCGCCGAGGAGGCCTATCACCAGGCGGAGCCGGGCGAGGTCAAGCCCAGCGCAACGCTCAAGGGCCAGCCACGGGTGCTCGTCGTCGACGACGACGTCACGTTCGCCCAGGCTCTCGCCGACACCTTGCTGGAACTGGGTTGGGAAGGGCACCCCTGCTCCGACTACCGAGACGCTCTCGAGCGGGTGAAGAGCCAGCCCTACGATGCGCTTTTTCTGGACGTGGTCATGCCCGGGAAGAGTGGCCCCGAGATCCTCGGAGAGTCGTTCCGCCGTCATCCAAGGCGTCCCGCCGTTCTCATGAGCGGCCAGGACGTCGATCAAAAGGCGATCCTGGATGCCCTGGCGTTGGGACCCGTGATCTTCGTCCGCAAGCCGCTCTCGCGGGACGACATCATCTCCGCTCTTCAGCTCTTCCGCTCCCTGCTTCCCGGATCCGTGCGCCGCCAGCGCTCCTGA
- a CDS encoding protein kinase, with amino-acid sequence MKGPGSSPLGTSRTGEENKGRVLLVDDQPELLEIMGHELRDAGFSVETASDGNEALARIRSRPPEVVVADVEMPVMNGYELCRRVRAAGHDEIPFLFCSGLGAPGAQLEGLQAGADDYILKPARPDELILKLRRQVERVRKLRAASRASGAPLNAAELSAIEGRIRSGVGVVQLGRFEVRGILGRGSMGTVFRAWDVKLERWVAIKTVRAGTGMSGFWDDDLVRRLVSEAAMVARFNHPHVVAVYDVQDAADAAYFVMEFVEGASLQELLRNARRLGPEQVVPLLGALASALAAAHATNLLHRDVKPGNVLLGRDGAIKLTDFGIASFVASRMHGGVFGTPGYIPPEALRGEAVDQRGDLFALGAIACRCLTGRPAFEGGTPADILTNTMNARMPNLRESGGQIPHELEAIVAGLLERDPKERIADAALLAGELSRMSAFWGWKWTMPALSGSGSASPEAASDVPHAQVFATMRARTHEGG; translated from the coding sequence ATGAAGGGTCCCGGCTCCAGCCCGTTGGGAACCAGCCGAACCGGCGAGGAGAACAAGGGCCGCGTTCTGCTCGTGGACGACCAGCCCGAGCTCCTGGAGATCATGGGCCACGAGTTGCGGGACGCCGGTTTCTCGGTCGAAACCGCCTCCGACGGCAACGAGGCCCTCGCCCGCATCCGCTCACGGCCGCCCGAAGTCGTGGTCGCCGATGTCGAGATGCCCGTCATGAATGGGTATGAGCTGTGCCGCCGGGTGCGGGCCGCGGGTCACGATGAGATTCCGTTCTTATTTTGCTCTGGCCTGGGCGCGCCGGGGGCCCAGCTCGAGGGCTTGCAGGCGGGTGCGGACGACTACATCCTGAAGCCCGCCCGGCCGGACGAGCTTATCCTCAAGCTGAGGCGCCAGGTCGAGCGCGTGCGCAAGCTGCGCGCGGCGTCCCGAGCCTCTGGAGCGCCCTTGAATGCGGCCGAGCTGTCCGCGATCGAGGGCCGGATTCGCAGTGGCGTCGGAGTGGTCCAGCTCGGGCGCTTCGAGGTGCGTGGAATCTTGGGCCGCGGCTCGATGGGTACCGTCTTCCGGGCTTGGGACGTCAAGCTCGAGCGCTGGGTGGCCATAAAGACCGTGCGTGCCGGCACCGGCATGTCGGGCTTCTGGGACGACGATCTGGTGCGCCGCCTCGTGTCGGAAGCAGCCATGGTAGCCCGCTTCAACCACCCGCACGTGGTAGCGGTGTACGACGTGCAGGATGCAGCCGATGCGGCCTATTTCGTGATGGAATTCGTGGAGGGCGCCAGCCTGCAAGAGCTGTTGCGAAACGCGCGCCGGCTCGGCCCCGAGCAAGTCGTGCCCCTCCTCGGGGCCCTGGCGAGCGCACTCGCCGCGGCCCACGCGACCAATCTGCTGCACCGCGATGTCAAGCCCGGCAACGTGCTGCTGGGCCGCGACGGAGCGATCAAGCTCACTGATTTCGGGATCGCCTCCTTCGTCGCCTCCCGGATGCACGGCGGCGTGTTCGGCACACCGGGGTACATTCCGCCAGAGGCTCTGCGGGGCGAGGCCGTGGACCAGCGGGGCGATCTGTTCGCGCTGGGAGCAATCGCCTGCCGCTGCCTCACCGGTCGGCCCGCGTTCGAGGGGGGCACCCCTGCGGACATCCTGACGAACACAATGAACGCCCGCATGCCGAACTTGCGCGAGTCCGGGGGCCAGATACCGCACGAGCTGGAGGCGATCGTTGCGGGCTTGCTCGAGCGCGATCCGAAGGAACGCATCGCGGACGCTGCCCTCCTGGCCGGCGAGCTCTCCCGGATGTCGGCTTTCTGGGGCTGGAAATGGACGATGCCCGCCCTGAGCGGGTCGGGAAGCGCATCTCCCGAGGCCGCCTCGGATGTCCCCCACGCCCAGGTGTTCGCTACCATGAGGGCAAGGACGCACGAGGGGGGATGA